In a genomic window of Petrotoga sibirica DSM 13575:
- a CDS encoding ABC transporter permease, whose translation MYWRYAVRRILMGVFIYVVIIFIYSALFNTVMDQTLNSQIVEQVNGEIMKMSQVGTDPEYLVEYRLRRIGELRDLYHLDDPILSRIFWRAIDTLTFNYGKSTVMRSFEGETDVIKIVLERIPNTLMLFTTAIIIDILIGVWLGLKKAQKAGKTMDKTTSIITMGVYGLPSWWFGMVMIMLFAFAIPIFPSGGMNSVPPPTTFFGRVLDTLYHMALPIITLVFIGFWGRAYLTRNIVLGNLQEDFIMSARARGIPERSVLYGHALRTSAPPILTMSLLSLLASFSGALVFEGIFSWPGMGNLYWAAVQMNDIPVLLGNLSITTLIYISGIVVLDLIYGFLDPRIKVGGKA comes from the coding sequence ATGTATTGGCGATATGCAGTAAGAAGAATATTGATGGGTGTTTTTATCTATGTTGTAATCATTTTCATATACTCAGCCTTGTTTAACACGGTAATGGATCAGACGTTAAATAGTCAAATAGTCGAGCAAGTAAACGGTGAAATAATGAAAATGTCTCAGGTAGGAACAGATCCTGAATATTTGGTAGAATACAGGCTGAGAAGGATCGGAGAACTTCGTGACTTATACCACTTAGATGACCCAATACTTTCCAGAATTTTTTGGAGGGCTATTGATACGCTGACTTTCAATTATGGTAAGTCAACTGTAATGAGATCTTTTGAAGGCGAAACTGATGTTATTAAAATAGTTTTAGAAAGAATACCAAATACTTTGATGTTGTTCACCACCGCCATAATTATCGATATATTGATAGGTGTGTGGTTGGGTTTAAAAAAAGCTCAGAAAGCTGGAAAAACAATGGATAAGACGACTTCTATAATCACAATGGGAGTATATGGACTACCATCTTGGTGGTTTGGGATGGTTATGATAATGTTGTTTGCATTTGCAATACCTATTTTTCCTTCAGGAGGTATGAACAGTGTCCCACCTCCAACAACCTTTTTTGGAAGAGTTCTTGATACTTTATACCATATGGCTTTGCCAATAATTACCCTTGTTTTCATAGGTTTTTGGGGAAGGGCTTATTTAACAAGAAATATAGTTTTAGGAAATCTGCAAGAGGATTTCATAATGTCCGCAAGGGCAAGAGGAATTCCCGAAAGATCAGTTTTGTATGGTCATGCCTTAAGAACCTCTGCTCCTCCTATTTTAACTATGTCGCTTTTATCCTTGTTAGCTTCTTTTTCTGGTGCGCTGGTATTTGAAGGTATATTTAGTTGGCCTGGAATGGGAAATCTTTATTGGGCAGCGGTTCAGATGAACGATATCCCTGTTCTTTTGGGTAACCTTTCCATAACAACTCTCATATATATATCCGGTATCGTCGTTTTGGATTTGATATACGGCTTTTTAGACCCTAGAATAAAAGTTGGTGGGAAAGCGTGA
- a CDS encoding ABC transporter substrate-binding protein: MRKVTTFLLVTFVLVSAFVLAEKGPMPDKVYFDVRMQQDVAIQDVAAGNVDVFLYGVSAPVINSLPQSVLEKLDIYNVPSGSWSLLLNPIPNEPPYTVNVDGVEYFNPLAIQEVRFAMNFLINRQYLVDEILQGAGGVMYTMATPGQPGTQPYIDITANMGFTPEGNQELALKMIENAMNEAANLPENKGRLVKEGQWWTFDGQPVTLKFIIRVDDPTGRLPAGRYIADQIEKTGIKVERIEIDRYAAVTLAYYSNPADLQWHIYTEGWGAGATRKYWHHIVAQMYAPWYGYMPGGQEPTFWNYEQDEIDKLTREVYAGNFATEEEYWDMILRANELGIRDSVRIYLTYQEDFFVANKDRFNRRMVYGLGDGLNQWSILTADTVDRNLRVTQFSAQGSLFMSAWNPVGTDGFSDVYSINVASNIYDYGMFESPASADLTSEKVVPRMETLDTKFVVDENGEMVGLIEVPADAIKVDPDSKKWVPVGPGVTSVSVATYDIIYGVWNHGISESLVDYMYAPAYVWDLSVDSGPIDSRYDATYSASAMPGLEVEVARRINADGSITVWFDYNFPVDAMYVASWGAPGWSVSQSGQPIGVSWEIVEALTRLVENGGVSGRGYTFSSTAAGGNVYEVDVLEPVTVNDIKAELQKMIDERYVPIYIEDMVTPDKAVERYRAALAFVNEYNHAYIGNGPFKMTKYDPSARFVELTAVRDERYPFERGYWNDYFETVRLNVDSIELAFAAIRGLDLPVTINVSEVLYPYDIYSPAPEGDVEVSLITPEGPMNFKAEVETAGTFVATIPGDVLNTLEPGTYAVVVTARSEGAIPSTYSTTIVVY; the protein is encoded by the coding sequence ATGAGGAAAGTAACGACTTTTTTGTTGGTTACGTTTGTGTTGGTTTCTGCTTTTGTTTTAGCCGAAAAGGGGCCTATGCCGGATAAGGTTTATTTTGATGTAAGAATGCAACAAGATGTCGCGATTCAAGATGTCGCAGCTGGCAATGTAGATGTCTTTTTATACGGCGTGTCGGCTCCAGTGATTAATTCTTTGCCCCAATCGGTACTTGAAAAGTTGGATATTTACAACGTTCCATCGGGTTCTTGGTCTTTATTACTTAACCCCATACCAAACGAGCCTCCCTATACGGTGAATGTTGACGGTGTTGAGTATTTTAATCCGTTGGCGATTCAAGAAGTAAGGTTTGCTATGAACTTCTTAATCAATAGACAGTATTTAGTCGACGAGATTCTTCAAGGTGCTGGTGGAGTAATGTATACGATGGCAACCCCTGGGCAACCTGGTACCCAACCATATATTGATATAACTGCAAATATGGGTTTTACTCCAGAAGGTAACCAAGAGCTAGCTCTTAAAATGATAGAAAACGCTATGAATGAAGCTGCCAATCTGCCTGAAAATAAAGGAAGGTTGGTAAAAGAAGGTCAATGGTGGACATTCGATGGACAACCAGTTACTTTGAAATTCATAATTCGTGTAGACGATCCTACAGGAAGGTTGCCAGCAGGTAGATACATAGCTGATCAAATTGAAAAAACTGGTATAAAGGTTGAAAGAATAGAAATAGACAGATATGCAGCAGTGACTCTGGCTTATTATTCAAACCCTGCCGATCTACAATGGCATATATACACTGAAGGTTGGGGAGCAGGGGCTACGAGAAAGTACTGGCACCATATTGTAGCCCAAATGTATGCACCTTGGTATGGTTATATGCCAGGAGGTCAAGAACCAACATTTTGGAACTATGAACAAGATGAGATCGATAAGCTAACTCGAGAGGTCTACGCCGGTAATTTTGCAACAGAAGAAGAGTATTGGGATATGATCTTAAGAGCTAATGAATTGGGTATTAGAGATTCCGTTAGGATATATCTAACCTATCAAGAAGACTTCTTTGTTGCTAACAAAGATCGATTCAACAGACGAATGGTATATGGGCTTGGAGACGGATTAAATCAGTGGTCCATTTTAACAGCGGATACGGTTGATCGAAATTTGAGAGTTACTCAATTCTCTGCACAAGGATCTTTATTCATGAGTGCTTGGAATCCAGTAGGAACGGATGGATTCAGCGATGTGTATTCCATAAACGTTGCATCGAACATATACGACTACGGTATGTTTGAAAGTCCAGCCTCAGCTGATCTTACATCTGAAAAAGTTGTTCCAAGGATGGAAACGTTGGACACTAAATTTGTAGTTGACGAAAACGGTGAGATGGTTGGGTTAATAGAGGTCCCCGCAGATGCAATTAAAGTTGATCCTGATAGTAAAAAATGGGTCCCTGTAGGACCGGGCGTTACATCTGTTAGTGTTGCTACTTACGATATAATATACGGTGTTTGGAATCATGGGATTTCTGAAAGCTTAGTGGATTATATGTATGCCCCTGCATATGTTTGGGACCTTTCAGTTGATTCCGGACCCATTGACTCAAGGTACGATGCGACTTATTCTGCCTCAGCAATGCCTGGACTGGAAGTTGAGGTTGCAAGAAGAATAAATGCTGACGGTTCGATAACCGTATGGTTCGATTACAACTTCCCGGTTGATGCTATGTACGTAGCTTCTTGGGGAGCACCTGGCTGGTCAGTTTCTCAATCAGGGCAACCAATAGGTGTTTCTTGGGAAATAGTCGAAGCTTTAACGAGATTGGTTGAAAACGGAGGAGTGTCAGGAAGAGGGTACACATTTTCATCAACAGCTGCAGGTGGGAACGTCTACGAAGTGGATGTACTTGAGCCTGTTACGGTTAACGATATCAAAGCGGAACTTCAAAAGATGATCGATGAAAGGTACGTACCTATTTACATTGAAGATATGGTTACACCTGACAAGGCTGTTGAAAGGTATCGAGCGGCGCTTGCTTTTGTTAATGAATACAACCATGCTTATATAGGGAATGGCCCTTTCAAGATGACCAAATATGATCCAAGTGCGCGTTTTGTTGAACTAACAGCTGTTAGGGATGAGAGGTACCCATTCGAACGTGGATATTGGAATGATTACTTTGAAACGGTGAGGCTGAACGTTGATAGTATAGAACTTGCTTTCGCTGCTATAAGAGGGTTAGACTTACCTGTTACGATTAATGTATCAGAGGTTCTTTACCCATACGATATATATTCCCCAGCTCCTGAAGGGGATGTAGAGGTTTCCTTGATCACACCAGAAGGGCCAATGAATTTCAAGGCTGAAGTAGAAACAGCGGGAACATTTGTTGCAACTATACCTGGAGACGTGCTTAATACATTAGAACCTGGTACTTATGCCGTTGTAGTTACTGCAAGATCGGAAGGAGCAATTCCATCTACTTATTCAACAACTATCGTTGTGTATTAA
- a CDS encoding ABC transporter permease: protein MNKTNLVAKQLKDFWNEFKQVKFGIAGIILLILFIILVIFESFLTPFPEASTRWRDITYWEDNPRSVPPVWINWFSQKDYTPTEYIEDLEYTEQNISGPISILNSVIEYQYDYDVPPVDLIYRGNFKGNFSLNIVLERPDGNKINLVTKSFSANTEKDFRISLINESGNNVRSFARRYVQNLPPRVNINTVLFSQTDGELFSNPTPLNGTYKLNINLMKLTEETVIEDTRLVVSGSVSGWLGTDNSKRDVWSGLLAGIKWALFIGLMTSAISVSIGVIYGVVSAYYGGIVDSIMQRIWEVFINIPLLPVLIVLSAIFSPSIWSLILMMSLFFWVGPVKTVRSMALQIKEETYVEAAKALGASHRRIIFRHMIPILIPYSFASMALSVPSAILYEATVSLLGLGDATIVTWGQILHDAMNGGAVTNGLWWWVVPPGIAIALVGMTFAFLGFAMDTILNPKLRTR from the coding sequence GTGAATAAAACAAATCTTGTTGCTAAGCAATTGAAAGATTTTTGGAATGAGTTCAAGCAAGTTAAATTTGGTATAGCTGGAATAATTCTTTTAATTCTTTTTATAATTTTAGTCATTTTTGAATCGTTTTTAACCCCTTTCCCCGAAGCTTCTACAAGGTGGAGAGATATAACATATTGGGAAGATAATCCACGAAGTGTTCCCCCTGTTTGGATAAATTGGTTTTCTCAAAAGGATTATACTCCAACTGAATATATTGAAGATTTAGAATATACAGAACAAAATATTTCCGGTCCAATAAGTATTTTAAATTCAGTTATAGAGTATCAGTACGATTATGATGTTCCGCCTGTTGATCTAATCTATAGAGGGAATTTTAAAGGTAACTTTAGTTTGAATATTGTTTTGGAACGTCCAGATGGTAATAAAATCAACTTGGTGACCAAAAGTTTTAGTGCAAACACAGAAAAAGACTTTAGAATATCACTTATTAATGAATCAGGGAACAACGTTAGAAGTTTTGCAAGGAGGTATGTGCAAAACCTCCCTCCAAGAGTTAACATAAATACCGTGCTTTTTTCACAAACAGATGGTGAGCTTTTTTCAAATCCAACTCCATTAAATGGAACTTACAAGCTAAATATAAATCTAATGAAACTGACAGAGGAAACGGTTATTGAAGACACAAGGTTAGTTGTTTCAGGGAGCGTTTCTGGTTGGCTTGGAACAGATAACTCTAAAAGAGATGTTTGGAGTGGCTTGTTGGCAGGCATTAAATGGGCATTGTTCATAGGGCTTATGACATCTGCTATTTCAGTGTCAATTGGAGTTATTTACGGAGTTGTTTCTGCGTATTATGGGGGTATAGTTGATTCTATAATGCAGAGAATTTGGGAAGTTTTCATCAACATACCTCTCCTTCCAGTTTTAATTGTTTTATCAGCAATATTCAGCCCTTCTATTTGGAGCCTGATTCTTATGATGAGTTTGTTTTTTTGGGTAGGCCCTGTTAAAACAGTGAGAAGCATGGCCTTACAAATTAAAGAAGAAACATATGTTGAAGCGGCAAAAGCTTTAGGTGCTTCACATAGAAGAATAATTTTTAGACATATGATTCCAATCTTGATTCCATACTCTTTTGCAAGTATGGCTTTGAGTGTTCCGAGCGCCATTCTTTACGAGGCAACCGTTAGTTTGCTTGGTTTAGGAGATGCGACCATAGTAACATGGGGACAGATTCTTCATGATGCCATGAACGGCGGAGCTGTAACAAACGGTCTTTGGTGGTG